A genomic stretch from Candidatus Nitrososphaera gargensis Ga9.2 includes:
- a CDS encoding cytosine permease codes for MALFKTPEWGVKPVEDRHKMLGGFDYFILWSSLGVGLLVFSAGSFLSAASFVDATLAIIIGSAAGSILLALAGKIGSDYGIPSLISMRPSFGIRGSYLPAILNVMQLVGWTTFEIMIMARAAEMLAGSVMPYYFWAAIFGALVALLGIAGPLNVVRKWIGKFAVWIAYGTSAIIIINLINSADIAALVVSPGEGMSFFSALDLVIAMPISWLPLVADYNRFAKKSKSALWGTFVGFTMTNILFYFGGLLIGTPDVIEIVIAIQAMFFGFLMLLLIVDEADNAFADVYSAAVSTQDIFAKINQKYLVIGFTALSAVLAMVVSIQDYEVFLLLIGAIFVPLFGVVLTDYYIIRRQKYTEQMLYARQNWLGIGVPAIIAWALGALVNYMLSPLSPIYQEQLPATGATIPSLAAASLIYIAITRMQPQANKTVASSET; via the coding sequence TTGGCATTATTCAAGACACCTGAGTGGGGCGTCAAACCGGTTGAGGATAGGCACAAGATGCTTGGCGGCTTTGACTACTTCATACTGTGGTCAAGCCTCGGCGTTGGGTTGCTGGTCTTTTCTGCAGGCTCGTTTCTCTCTGCCGCGAGCTTTGTGGATGCGACTCTTGCGATAATTATTGGGTCGGCCGCCGGCTCGATCCTCTTGGCACTTGCCGGCAAGATAGGCAGCGACTACGGGATACCCTCGCTCATTTCCATGAGGCCGTCGTTTGGCATCAGGGGCTCGTACCTGCCTGCTATACTGAACGTCATGCAACTCGTCGGCTGGACGACATTTGAGATCATGATAATGGCAAGGGCCGCCGAAATGCTCGCTGGGAGCGTGATGCCCTACTATTTCTGGGCCGCGATATTCGGTGCGCTCGTGGCGCTGCTTGGCATCGCTGGCCCGCTCAACGTAGTGAGGAAGTGGATCGGCAAGTTTGCAGTGTGGATAGCGTACGGCACCTCTGCGATAATCATAATCAACCTAATCAATTCTGCAGATATAGCGGCACTCGTTGTGTCACCGGGAGAAGGCATGTCGTTCTTTTCTGCACTTGACCTCGTGATAGCTATGCCCATTTCGTGGCTGCCACTCGTAGCCGACTACAACAGGTTTGCGAAAAAGAGCAAGAGCGCGCTGTGGGGGACATTTGTAGGGTTTACTATGACAAACATCCTGTTCTACTTTGGTGGCTTGCTGATCGGCACGCCGGATGTCATTGAAATCGTCATCGCAATACAGGCCATGTTTTTTGGATTCTTGATGCTGCTGCTCATAGTGGACGAAGCCGACAACGCCTTTGCAGACGTCTATTCTGCGGCCGTGTCAACGCAGGACATCTTTGCAAAAATAAACCAAAAGTACTTGGTAATAGGGTTCACCGCGCTCAGCGCAGTGCTTGCAATGGTGGTCTCTATCCAAGACTACGAAGTGTTCCTTCTCCTGATAGGCGCGATATTCGTGCCGCTCTTTGGAGTGGTGCTTACCGATTATTACATCATAAGGAGGCAAAAGTACACCGAACAAATGCTGTACGCGCGGCAGAACTGGCTGGGTATAGGCGTGCCTGCGATAATCGCGTGGGCCCTTGGAGCTTTGGTGAACTATATGCTGTCGCCCTTGTCGCCAATTTACCAAGAGCAGCTGCCGGCAACAGGGGCAACAATACCAAGCCTTGCCGCGGCTTCGCTCATATATATTGCAATAACAAGGATGCAGCCACAGGCAAACAAAACAGTTGCTAGCTCAGAAACTTGA
- a CDS encoding succinate--CoA ligase subunit beta has product MKLLEYQGKELFDQYGIRIPRSHLAHTLLDAREGGRKLGYPLVLKSQLTVGGRGKAGAIVKCKSESELESRFNELLHKEVKGELPRGILLEEMADIKKELYLSLFLNRSKRCYSLISSSEGGVEIESARNKVMVDVPIDGLTAHTAEETASKLGLDGKTVVSFVDFTTKLSRLVSEKEAELAEINPVAILGDGSLMALDAKVIIDDNSMFRHPELKKYEHVSELERQAEVSGFSLVELDGNIAIIGNGAGLVMSTLDMVSDAGGKAGAFLDFGGRATTETIYEALKVISKIKQIDAILVNLFGGIVRTNLVAQAILDAYKNNLITVPVFARISGAESEKAREMLNGSRAKLYNTVEEAIQAAVAAVKR; this is encoded by the coding sequence ATGAAATTGCTGGAATATCAGGGAAAGGAACTTTTTGATCAGTATGGAATCAGGATACCAAGGTCGCACCTTGCACATACTTTGCTGGATGCAAGGGAGGGCGGCAGAAAACTTGGCTATCCGCTTGTGCTAAAATCGCAGCTTACGGTTGGCGGGAGAGGCAAGGCAGGTGCTATCGTCAAGTGCAAAAGCGAGTCTGAGCTGGAGTCTAGGTTCAACGAGCTATTGCATAAGGAAGTCAAGGGTGAGCTTCCGCGCGGCATACTGCTTGAAGAAATGGCCGACATCAAGAAGGAGCTTTACCTTTCACTTTTCCTGAACAGGAGCAAGCGCTGCTATTCCCTGATATCTTCTTCCGAGGGCGGGGTCGAAATTGAAAGCGCAAGAAACAAGGTAATGGTTGACGTTCCAATAGACGGCCTGACGGCGCATACCGCAGAGGAGACTGCATCAAAGTTGGGGCTAGATGGCAAGACCGTAGTGTCGTTTGTAGACTTTACGACAAAGCTATCAAGGCTGGTAAGCGAAAAAGAAGCCGAGCTGGCGGAGATAAACCCTGTCGCTATCCTTGGCGACGGCTCGCTGATGGCCCTTGACGCCAAGGTGATAATTGACGACAACTCGATGTTCCGCCATCCCGAGCTGAAAAAATATGAACACGTGTCAGAGCTGGAAAGGCAGGCAGAGGTAAGCGGCTTTTCTCTTGTTGAGCTGGACGGCAACATTGCAATAATTGGCAATGGCGCCGGCCTCGTGATGTCGACCCTTGACATGGTCTCTGATGCAGGCGGCAAGGCAGGAGCTTTCCTCGACTTTGGAGGAAGGGCCACCACCGAGACCATCTATGAGGCTCTGAAAGTAATAAGCAAGATCAAGCAAATTGATGCAATACTTGTAAACCTCTTTGGTGGCATTGTCAGGACCAATCTTGTAGCGCAGGCGATACTGGACGCGTACAAGAACAACCTGATAACCGTCCCGGTGTTTGCAAGGATCTCCGGCGCCGAGTCAGAGAAGGCGCGCGAGATGCTCAACGGCAGCAGGGCGAAGCTCTATAATACGGTCGAAGAGGCAATACAGGCCGCAGTCGCAGCGGTGAAAAGGTGA
- the sucD gene encoding succinate--CoA ligase subunit alpha — MTTVEKTFNIFDILVGNKGDKDFGKKPVVIQGITGSYGSTHTRLMKAYGTNIAAGVTPGKGGQNFEGTPVYDTMADAVKATGAQISGIFVPAPFFLKAAIEALDSGIKLLVAIPEHVPIRDSIKVLEHARKKGARMVGPNTPGVIVPEVMKVGIMPAQPFKAGSTVVFSRSGTLMYEVSYNLTNKGYGQRLCLGIGGDPINGTNLIEAFDLIRDRSDVDSVVVVGEIGGDAEEQLAEYIIRTSFDKPVIAYIAGRAAPKEKRMGHAGAIVYGNYGSAESKVANYAKAGVPVAKRPAEVPELLAKKLRK, encoded by the coding sequence ATGACAACTGTAGAAAAGACATTCAACATATTTGACATTCTCGTGGGAAACAAGGGCGACAAGGACTTTGGCAAAAAGCCTGTTGTCATACAGGGCATAACAGGCAGCTATGGCTCGACGCACACCCGCCTTATGAAGGCATACGGCACAAACATTGCCGCGGGCGTGACACCGGGTAAGGGCGGCCAGAATTTTGAAGGCACGCCAGTATATGACACGATGGCCGACGCAGTCAAGGCTACCGGCGCGCAGATATCCGGCATTTTTGTCCCGGCGCCTTTCTTCCTTAAGGCAGCCATCGAAGCGCTTGACAGCGGCATAAAACTGCTGGTTGCGATACCAGAGCACGTCCCAATAAGGGACTCTATAAAAGTCTTGGAGCACGCAAGGAAAAAGGGCGCGAGGATGGTGGGCCCGAACACACCAGGCGTGATCGTGCCGGAAGTGATGAAGGTAGGAATCATGCCAGCCCAGCCTTTCAAGGCTGGAAGCACGGTCGTGTTCTCCCGTAGCGGGACGCTCATGTATGAAGTCTCGTACAACCTGACGAACAAGGGCTACGGCCAGAGGCTGTGCCTTGGGATCGGCGGCGACCCGATAAACGGGACGAACCTCATAGAAGCTTTCGACCTTATCAGGGACAGAAGCGATGTTGACTCGGTCGTTGTTGTTGGAGAAATAGGTGGCGACGCAGAGGAGCAGCTTGCAGAATACATCATACGGACATCGTTTGACAAGCCAGTCATCGCCTACATTGCAGGAAGGGCAGCTCCCAAGGAAAAGAGGATGGGCCACGCCGGCGCCATAGTGTATGGCAACTATGGCTCTGCAGAATCAAAGGTAGCCAACTATGCCAAGGCTGGCGTGCCAGTGGCAAAACGCCCTGCGGAAGTTCCAGAGCTCTTGGCTAAAAAACTGCGGAAATAA
- a CDS encoding glycosyltransferase family 4 protein, whose amino-acid sequence MIANVVHISLNARGGGERLAVATIRALAAMGIDVELVTLEKPEAVSIRDAYGTSIDRDVKRIRTLSLSQIAGTKSHGVTINTHGDMLPFFRHNFAKNNAITYCHYPIAGQLIDSGDSSYYNILQNMNLSTTTPKCRSMYFEIARDACNKMMTNSTVLTNSEFSRKAIFKTHGVDSTVLHPPVDVDTFRNAALSSDARDDSILVISRFHPSKKIENAIHFAKLLRQNELGSRMNIVGNISPDGASYFNYLRHLVRCYGLEDFIRFEVNASFDRLLGLMRISKAYFHPLPGEPFGISTVEAMSAGVIPIVPDTGGHTEFVPAKYQFHTFDQAVEAVAAALDAPASERIQISYFTQKYSTANYIRGFQKIVAEVSDIGKKPLEQTPVISMPKRFPESMAS is encoded by the coding sequence TTGATTGCAAATGTTGTTCACATTAGCCTAAATGCTCGAGGGGGCGGAGAAAGGCTAGCCGTTGCCACAATAAGGGCGCTTGCTGCTATGGGCATCGATGTCGAACTTGTTACCCTTGAAAAGCCAGAAGCTGTATCGATACGGGATGCTTATGGTACAAGTATAGACCGCGATGTAAAGAGAATTAGGACGCTGAGCCTGTCCCAGATTGCCGGGACCAAAAGCCATGGCGTCACGATAAATACGCATGGCGACATGCTGCCGTTCTTTCGGCACAACTTTGCGAAAAATAACGCAATAACCTACTGCCACTACCCCATAGCCGGTCAGCTCATAGACTCTGGCGACTCTAGCTATTACAACATTCTTCAGAACATGAACCTCTCTACCACGACTCCCAAGTGCCGCAGCATGTACTTTGAGATTGCAAGGGATGCATGCAACAAGATGATGACAAACTCGACTGTACTTACAAATTCAGAATTCAGTCGCAAAGCAATATTCAAGACACATGGTGTGGACTCGACTGTGCTGCACCCGCCCGTCGATGTTGATACTTTTCGAAATGCTGCTCTCTCCTCTGATGCCAGAGACGATTCCATTCTGGTTATTTCGCGATTTCATCCAAGCAAAAAGATAGAAAATGCGATCCACTTTGCCAAGCTGCTCAGGCAAAATGAGCTGGGCAGTCGCATGAACATCGTAGGCAACATTTCGCCGGATGGCGCCAGCTACTTTAACTATTTGCGCCACCTTGTAAGGTGCTATGGCCTTGAGGATTTTATCAGGTTTGAAGTGAACGCCAGCTTTGACAGACTGCTTGGCCTGATGCGCATATCAAAGGCCTACTTCCACCCCCTACCCGGCGAGCCCTTTGGGATATCTACTGTCGAGGCAATGAGCGCAGGCGTCATCCCGATAGTACCTGACACTGGAGGGCACACAGAATTTGTCCCGGCAAAATACCAGTTCCATACCTTCGATCAGGCAGTTGAAGCAGTGGCGGCAGCGCTTGATGCGCCGGCTTCAGAGCGAATCCAGATAAGCTACTTCACTCAAAAGTATTCAACTGCAAATTACATCAGGGGCTTCCAGAAGATCGTAGCTGAAGTGTCTGACATCGGCAAAAAGCCTCTTGAGCAGACTCCTGTCATTTCCATGCCCAAAAGGTTCCCAGAGTCTATGGCTTCTTGA
- a CDS encoding sodium:calcium antiporter, whose protein sequence is MAENLLTMLLWLAELTGASFLLSYGAEHLSKKYGAKFVGRTLLSVATTLPEIAIVIYAAADGLYGTAIGAGLGSNLLMMTLGLSIMLLIATTRLSKAPLKGVDVTTFKLDKIFLLATAVISAVLFIDGYNFIDGFIFAGMFGAYLIMALMEMKAESKAKKEVVEAGNPGHKVVKVDGGLPGKGPNREMTKAMLAFVAGTAGIFFGASPFIESLEGFSLEVGVSVIILAVIISPIAGEMPEKISMMLLARKGAAGASIAVANVLGSKILNNTLLLAVAVFGAMYHGGFYANIALNPILEYQMILVTVVTIGALIMMFKKEIGLKVGIILAVMYIVSLFIQFLLPQDLTLH, encoded by the coding sequence TTGGCCGAGAACCTTCTGACGATGCTCCTGTGGCTTGCGGAGCTGACCGGCGCAAGTTTCCTCCTCTCGTACGGGGCGGAGCACCTGTCAAAAAAGTATGGCGCAAAGTTCGTGGGCAGGACGCTTTTGAGCGTCGCAACTACCCTTCCAGAGATCGCGATCGTCATTTACGCTGCTGCTGACGGCCTTTATGGCACTGCGATAGGCGCCGGCCTTGGTAGCAACCTGCTGATGATGACCCTCGGGCTATCTATAATGCTTCTGATAGCCACAACGCGCCTATCAAAAGCGCCGTTAAAGGGGGTCGACGTCACCACCTTCAAACTGGACAAGATATTTCTGCTGGCTACTGCAGTCATTAGCGCAGTCCTCTTTATTGATGGCTATAACTTTATCGACGGTTTTATCTTTGCCGGCATGTTCGGAGCCTACCTTATCATGGCGCTGATGGAGATGAAGGCAGAGAGCAAGGCAAAGAAGGAGGTAGTAGAGGCGGGCAACCCTGGCCACAAGGTTGTCAAGGTCGATGGAGGCCTGCCTGGAAAGGGGCCGAACAGAGAAATGACAAAGGCCATGCTGGCTTTTGTGGCAGGCACCGCTGGCATCTTTTTCGGAGCCTCGCCCTTCATTGAGTCACTTGAAGGTTTCTCGCTTGAAGTGGGCGTCTCAGTTATCATCCTTGCCGTGATTATCAGCCCGATAGCCGGGGAAATGCCCGAAAAGATTTCGATGATGCTCCTTGCAAGAAAGGGAGCGGCGGGCGCGTCGATAGCGGTTGCAAACGTGTTGGGCTCAAAGATACTTAACAACACTCTTCTCTTGGCAGTGGCGGTGTTTGGAGCGATGTACCATGGCGGCTTTTACGCCAATATCGCCCTGAACCCTATATTGGAATACCAGATGATACTCGTGACCGTGGTAACCATTGGCGCCCTGATAATGATGTTCAAGAAGGAAATAGGACTAAAGGTGGGAATAATTCTAGCAGTAATGTACATTGTAAGTCTGTTCATACAGTTCCTGCTCCCGCAGGACCTGACCCTGCATTAA
- a CDS encoding universal stress protein: MFSKVLVPVDGSDNSFRALDAAISLAKTTGASLTAMHVIENPPTVYVESQKLLNELLAKYRSESAKVLDKCKQKADEAGVKLETVIAEGDPASNIAGYAHREGFDLIIIGSRGLGRFKEMVLGSVSNKVLHHAKCGVLVVK; the protein is encoded by the coding sequence ATGTTCTCAAAAGTACTTGTGCCCGTAGACGGGTCTGACAATTCCTTCCGCGCCCTTGATGCCGCGATTTCCCTTGCCAAGACTACGGGCGCCAGCCTGACTGCAATGCACGTGATAGAAAACCCGCCCACTGTGTACGTCGAATCCCAAAAATTGCTCAACGAACTGCTTGCCAAATACAGGTCCGAATCAGCCAAGGTGTTGGACAAGTGCAAGCAGAAAGCGGACGAAGCCGGTGTCAAGCTCGAGACTGTGATCGCTGAAGGCGACCCAGCATCCAATATCGCTGGGTATGCACACCGGGAGGGCTTTGACCTCATAATTATCGGCAGCCGTGGCCTTGGCAGGTTCAAGGAGATGGTGCTTGGCAGCGTATCGAACAAGGTACTGCACCATGCAAAATGTGGCGTGCTTGTCGTAAAATAG
- a CDS encoding UPF0147 family protein, with the protein MTSSKKELKEKENQERLARAIETLDSITKNSDIQKSIRNMIKEVLLALKDEKGGSVSVRAANAISLLDNATQSPQMQSHIRTMLWQVVSTLESIRE; encoded by the coding sequence GTGACTTCATCGAAAAAAGAACTAAAAGAGAAAGAAAATCAGGAACGCCTTGCACGCGCTATCGAAACCCTTGATTCTATTACAAAGAACAGCGACATCCAGAAGAGCATACGCAACATGATAAAGGAAGTGCTGCTTGCGCTCAAGGACGAAAAAGGCGGCAGCGTGTCTGTAAGGGCCGCTAATGCGATCAGCCTGCTTGACAACGCGACACAAAGCCCGCAGATGCAGTCGCACATCCGCACAATGCTGTGGCAGGTAGTATCGACGCTTGAAAGCATAAGGGAGTAA
- a CDS encoding beta-CASP ribonuclease aCPSF1, producing the protein MGELEKNEKVGEIIAQEQAAPQKRGRPAADIDSSVTKVTTESEEAVGKIILKSIPPDSQITLVRFEGPNIALYTKNAKFALTELTYYLSSLSKTLKKRFIIRTDPSVRLPEDQTRQAVVKLLPRDVLVSAVFCDDATGEVVLEVSKPEAIDPNMIVQIAQSTGWIAHTRRSPHIPSTSINTIHSTLKGSAKERTDFMQKLGKRIFRGSLVVGNGNGNGSAHYQQQAAVSEPGSAKPQSWSTSKEEVMLFCLGGVKQVGRSCFIVVTPESKVMLDCGINPGEMSGLNAYPRLDWFNFDLDDLDAVIIGHAHIDHQGFLPALFKYGYKGPVYCTEPTLPLMTLLQMDSVKIANSNGTYLPYEARDVNEVIKHCITLPYGKPTDISPDITITLQNAGHIMGSATVHLNISGAHNILYSGDYKYARTQLLDSAVSMYPRVETLITESTYGNTTDVMPDQQVVYRSFTESINKTLIEGGKVLIPVPAVGRAQEIMLVMAKEMREGRLVESPIYIEGMISEASAIHMSYAHYLGSEVRKSVSQGINPFQSEYFTVISGHGKRDDVLNDENPAIVMATSGMLEGGPSVEYFKELAPNPKNKIMFVSYQINGTLGRRVLDGAMSEVSMMDKTGKVKVVPVRCQTQKIDGFSGHSDFNQILNFVSRVKPKRVLVNHGERSKSENVASAIYSRLKIRSGVPDNREIVRLR; encoded by the coding sequence ATGGGAGAATTGGAAAAGAACGAGAAAGTTGGCGAAATTATAGCACAGGAACAGGCAGCACCTCAAAAGAGAGGCAGGCCAGCCGCAGACATTGATAGTTCGGTCACAAAGGTGACCACCGAGAGCGAGGAGGCTGTGGGCAAGATAATACTAAAGTCCATCCCGCCCGACTCGCAGATAACGCTTGTGAGGTTTGAGGGCCCCAACATTGCCCTCTATACAAAGAATGCCAAGTTCGCACTTACCGAGCTTACGTATTATTTATCGTCCCTATCAAAGACTCTGAAAAAGAGGTTCATCATACGCACCGACCCATCGGTCAGGCTGCCTGAAGACCAGACGAGGCAGGCCGTAGTCAAGCTGTTGCCAAGAGATGTGCTTGTCTCTGCAGTGTTCTGCGATGATGCGACTGGCGAAGTAGTGCTTGAAGTCAGCAAGCCAGAGGCAATCGACCCGAACATGATAGTGCAGATCGCGCAGTCTACAGGATGGATAGCGCACACCAGACGCTCGCCCCACATCCCCTCAACCAGCATCAACACCATACACTCGACCCTCAAGGGATCGGCAAAAGAGAGAACAGACTTTATGCAAAAGCTTGGCAAGCGCATCTTTAGAGGGTCGCTTGTGGTAGGCAACGGCAATGGGAACGGCAGCGCACACTACCAGCAGCAGGCGGCGGTAAGCGAGCCTGGCTCGGCCAAGCCCCAGTCGTGGTCGACCAGCAAGGAAGAGGTGATGCTCTTTTGCCTTGGAGGAGTCAAGCAGGTTGGAAGGTCTTGCTTTATCGTAGTCACACCGGAGAGCAAGGTGATGCTTGACTGTGGAATCAACCCAGGAGAGATGTCGGGTCTTAATGCATACCCGCGGCTTGACTGGTTCAACTTTGACCTTGACGACTTGGACGCGGTGATCATTGGCCACGCCCACATCGACCACCAAGGGTTCCTGCCGGCGCTCTTCAAGTATGGATATAAGGGGCCGGTCTACTGCACCGAGCCGACCCTGCCGCTGATGACCCTGCTCCAAATGGACTCGGTCAAGATAGCAAACAGCAACGGCACGTACCTGCCGTACGAGGCAAGAGACGTGAACGAAGTGATCAAGCATTGCATCACGCTCCCGTACGGCAAACCGACTGACATTTCGCCAGACATCACCATCACGCTTCAGAACGCTGGCCACATTATGGGGAGCGCAACTGTGCACCTGAACATTTCTGGCGCGCACAACATCCTGTACTCTGGCGACTACAAGTACGCCAGGACGCAGTTGCTTGACAGCGCAGTGTCGATGTACCCGAGGGTAGAGACGCTCATCACAGAAAGTACCTACGGCAACACCACTGATGTCATGCCTGACCAGCAGGTCGTGTACCGCAGCTTCACCGAATCGATAAACAAGACGCTGATAGAGGGAGGAAAGGTATTGATCCCCGTCCCGGCGGTGGGAAGGGCTCAGGAGATAATGCTCGTCATGGCAAAAGAGATGAGGGAAGGCAGGCTTGTCGAGTCCCCGATATATATCGAGGGCATGATCTCTGAAGCAAGCGCAATCCACATGTCCTACGCCCACTACCTAGGATCAGAAGTGCGCAAGTCAGTGTCACAGGGCATCAACCCCTTCCAGTCAGAGTATTTCACAGTAATCAGCGGCCATGGCAAGCGTGATGACGTGCTCAACGATGAAAACCCGGCCATAGTGATGGCCACATCCGGCATGCTTGAAGGTGGCCCGTCGGTAGAGTACTTCAAGGAGCTTGCGCCAAATCCCAAGAACAAGATCATGTTTGTCTCGTACCAGATAAACGGCACACTTGGCAGGCGCGTCCTTGACGGGGCCATGTCGGAAGTCAGCATGATGGACAAGACGGGCAAGGTCAAGGTAGTGCCCGTCCGCTGTCAGACGCAAAAGATAGACGGCTTTTCAGGCCACAGCGACTTCAACCAGATACTGAACTTTGTGTCTAGAGTCAAGCCAAAGCGCGTGTTGGTCAACCACGGTGAGAGGAGCAAATCCGAAAACGTGGCAAGCGCCATCTATTCGCGCCTCAAGATAAGGTCAGGAGTTCCCGATAACAGGGAAATAGTGCGCCTACGCTAA
- a CDS encoding site-2 protease family protein, producing the protein MEQQKSRVRAEVKLPLILIHTPFGLKFFDRVAKWRAAKVYADFNTYLMPAITGLAIFLIIGSLMIMFSNSTARGAVADVGPQANLLIPGLNPFLPITYGWAALIITIIIHEAGHGIVARVYNIRVDSTGLVLFLGLPIGAFVNIERDELNKATLKQKSAVLTAGPLNNMILAGASLFALFLVVSTLTPLPPDPDAPQFGVMVANVRGGSLSESIGMQPQSVIQYVDGQRVEAIEDLGPLLRDNLGRTIDITWVDKSYNTITRQVTLPAAVEPGRGILGVDVTPLSPDAQPVLDRYKSAFGSNPLALLLPPTMQPTVVPYSDVMAPRYTSSVLGDSFVFGPVANLLFWLWFINFNVGIFNALPIGPLDGGQLYGALIEKRAKSKVLAKNANMLLTLVMVAIVAAAILVPYVPFE; encoded by the coding sequence TTGGAACAGCAAAAGAGCAGAGTGCGTGCCGAAGTAAAACTCCCCCTGATACTTATCCACACTCCTTTTGGCCTTAAGTTCTTTGACAGGGTCGCCAAATGGCGTGCGGCCAAAGTGTATGCAGACTTTAACACGTACCTGATGCCAGCGATAACAGGTCTTGCGATCTTCCTCATAATAGGTTCGCTCATGATCATGTTCTCCAACTCCACTGCAAGGGGTGCTGTAGCCGACGTAGGTCCTCAGGCCAACTTGCTTATCCCCGGCCTCAATCCATTCCTGCCGATAACTTATGGATGGGCAGCACTCATTATCACGATCATCATTCACGAAGCAGGACATGGCATTGTCGCCCGCGTCTATAACATCAGAGTTGACTCGACTGGTCTTGTGCTGTTCCTTGGTCTGCCCATAGGCGCCTTTGTCAACATTGAAAGGGATGAGCTGAACAAGGCGACGCTGAAGCAAAAGAGTGCAGTGCTCACAGCCGGCCCGCTCAACAACATGATACTGGCCGGCGCTTCGCTGTTTGCACTGTTCTTGGTAGTTTCGACGCTTACGCCGCTTCCGCCTGATCCAGATGCCCCACAGTTTGGCGTGATGGTCGCCAATGTGCGCGGTGGATCTCTGTCAGAATCAATCGGGATGCAGCCTCAGTCAGTCATACAGTATGTGGACGGCCAACGGGTCGAAGCCATCGAAGACTTGGGGCCTTTGCTCAGGGACAACCTTGGCAGGACCATCGATATAACTTGGGTTGACAAGTCCTACAATACCATAACTCGGCAGGTGACTCTGCCGGCTGCGGTGGAGCCGGGCAGAGGAATATTGGGAGTCGACGTTACTCCCCTTTCGCCAGACGCTCAGCCAGTCCTTGACAGGTACAAGAGCGCGTTTGGCTCAAACCCGCTGGCACTGTTGTTGCCGCCAACGATGCAGCCGACAGTAGTCCCCTACTCTGACGTGATGGCCCCAAGATATACCTCTAGCGTTCTGGGCGACTCCTTTGTATTTGGGCCGGTGGCCAACCTGTTGTTCTGGCTGTGGTTCATCAACTTTAACGTCGGCATATTCAACGCGCTCCCTATCGGCCCTCTGGACGGCGGCCAGCTGTACGGCGCCCTCATAGAAAAGCGTGCAAAGTCAAAGGTGTTGGCCAAGAACGCAAACATGCTTTTGACGCTTGTCATGGTAGCCATAGTAGCAGCGGCTATACTGGTTCCCTACGTGCCTTTCGAATAA
- a CDS encoding ABC transporter ATP-binding protein codes for MLAIDAASVTKIYKDARQAALSDVSLKVEAGTIFTLLGRNGAGKTTFVRMCATQLMPSSGNIRVLGYDVTSQAKQIRELISIVPQEGRPLRALTSWDHVYNWLQIRGENKQTAKEKTEEILRKLELYEARDKPAMNLSGGMKQKILVAMAMATDAELLFLDEPTIGLDPVSRRQVWSAIKDWKSKGGSILLTTHYMDEAEMLSDYIVIIDRGTVIAQGTIQELRKVIPQNIRVDIARDGLDVDVLRSYGSVVDTGAGMLRVFTFESAVRELSELALRKNLAFTVSPVTLDDVFVYLAGGGIGDDQNGRG; via the coding sequence GTGCTTGCAATAGATGCGGCCAGCGTCACCAAGATATATAAGGATGCCCGACAGGCCGCGCTGTCAGATGTTTCGCTCAAGGTAGAAGCAGGCACAATTTTTACGCTGCTTGGAAGGAACGGGGCAGGCAAGACTACCTTTGTGCGCATGTGCGCCACGCAACTGATGCCAAGCTCTGGCAATATCCGCGTGCTTGGCTACGACGTTACAAGCCAAGCAAAGCAGATACGGGAGCTCATTTCCATCGTGCCACAGGAGGGCCGGCCCCTCAGGGCTCTGACGTCTTGGGATCACGTCTACAACTGGCTCCAGATAAGGGGTGAAAACAAGCAGACTGCCAAAGAAAAAACAGAAGAGATCCTGCGCAAGCTCGAACTGTACGAAGCGCGAGACAAGCCTGCAATGAATCTATCAGGAGGTATGAAGCAGAAAATTCTGGTTGCGATGGCGATGGCTACTGACGCCGAGCTTTTGTTTCTAGACGAGCCCACCATCGGGCTTGACCCAGTGTCAAGGAGGCAGGTCTGGTCTGCTATAAAGGACTGGAAGAGCAAGGGCGGCTCGATACTGTTGACGACACACTACATGGACGAGGCAGAAATGCTGTCCGATTATATCGTCATTATCGACAGGGGCACGGTGATCGCGCAGGGGACAATCCAAGAGCTGCGCAAGGTGATACCGCAGAACATTAGGGTGGACATTGCGCGGGACGGACTTGACGTTGACGTTCTAAGGTCGTACGGCTCTGTTGTCGACACGGGAGCCGGGATGCTGCGTGTGTTCACATTCGAGTCGGCTGTTCGGGAGCTGTCCGAGCTTGCGCTGCGCAAGAACCTTGCATTCACCGTTTCGCCGGTAACGCTTGACGATGTGTTTGTCTACCTCGCAGGAGGCGGCATTGGAGATGACCAGAATGGCAGAGGCTAG